A genome region from Pseudanabaena sp. Chao 1811 includes the following:
- a CDS encoding cupin domain-containing protein: MTAITAQDKDLASVMKNDGVAKANTHGSINRIFNRLEDIKKEMGEPSWSVRLIYTDMMSAVMICQKPGESNRTHYHANEDEWWVIMEGELEWDVEGHGCYRAQKDDIIFVPRKVIHNIRVVGDQPSIRLAIGKPDVNHIFVEDHVFTKN, from the coding sequence ATGACTGCGATCACTGCACAAGACAAAGACCTCGCAAGTGTGATGAAAAACGATGGAGTTGCCAAGGCTAATACCCACGGCAGTATCAATCGGATTTTCAATCGTCTAGAAGATATCAAAAAAGAGATGGGTGAACCATCTTGGTCAGTGCGTCTCATTTACACCGATATGATGAGTGCTGTGATGATTTGCCAAAAGCCTGGGGAAAGTAATCGCACTCACTATCATGCCAATGAGGATGAATGGTGGGTAATCATGGAAGGTGAACTAGAGTGGGATGTGGAAGGTCATGGCTGCTACCGTGCCCAAAAGGATGACATTATTTTTGTGCCCCGTAAAGTAATTCATAATATTCGTGTTGTTGGTGATCAGCCCTCAATTCGTTTGGCGATCGGTAAGCCTGATGTCAATCATATTTTTGTTGAAGATCACGTTTTTACTAAGAACTAA
- a CDS encoding SDR family NAD(P)-dependent oxidoreductase: MTKPHEFPHDFQEKVAIITGASSGIGLAVAEAIAGYGAHTVFISRSGADEIASELNAAGKSALSLHCDVADESQVKQAIATVFAKYGRIDILINNAAINQIAKIEDISLEDWNRVIATNLTSQFLCCKHVVPIMKQQRSGNIVNVSSIAGHFRSKISGIHYVASKAGVIGFTRQLAYELASFQINVNAICPSQTYTPMLAATLPPEAEQKLIDSIPLGRIASMEEQVNVILFLASSLSSYMTGAIVDVNGGQL; the protein is encoded by the coding sequence ATGACCAAACCCCATGAATTTCCCCATGATTTTCAAGAAAAGGTCGCAATTATCACTGGTGCAAGTAGTGGGATTGGTCTGGCTGTAGCCGAAGCGATCGCAGGTTATGGCGCACATACTGTGTTCATTTCTCGCAGTGGAGCAGATGAGATCGCTTCAGAACTCAATGCAGCAGGTAAATCAGCTCTATCTCTCCATTGTGATGTTGCCGATGAGTCACAAGTCAAACAAGCGATCGCTACAGTCTTTGCTAAATATGGGCGGATTGACATTTTAATCAATAACGCCGCAATCAATCAGATTGCCAAGATTGAAGATATTTCCCTTGAAGATTGGAATAGAGTCATAGCGACTAATCTCACAAGCCAATTTCTCTGTTGCAAACATGTAGTGCCAATCATGAAACAACAACGAAGTGGCAATATTGTCAATGTTTCTTCGATCGCAGGACATTTTAGAAGCAAGATCTCAGGAATTCATTACGTTGCCTCAAAAGCAGGCGTAATTGGTTTCACTAGACAACTTGCCTACGAGCTAGCTTCATTCCAGATAAATGTCAATGCGATTTGCCCCAGTCAAACCTATACACCAATGCTAGCCGCAACTTTGCCACCAGAAGCAGAGCAAAAACTGATCGATTCCATTCCCCTTGGACGTATCGCATCAATGGAAGAACAAGTAAATGTGATTCTATTTCTGGCATCCTCATTATCCAGCTACATGACGGGTGCGATCGTCGATGTTAATGGGGGACAATTATAG